The stretch of DNA attacaaatttaatACGTGacatacttttatttgtattgtatCTTTCTAAGCCACGCGTTAGAGCATGCGTGACGCAAGCCccagtggcctaatggataaggcactggcctcctaagccagggattgtgggtTCGAGTCCCATCTGGGGTGGAAATCTTTTAAACTCTTCTTAGCGATCCAACAGGTGACAGAAAGCTAactgtaggcctatataaataAGAACGCTATGCGAATCAGCCCTTAGACTTACAGCAGGTGGAAATTCGCTGTAGCTCTTCAGTCATTACCTGCCACCGAGTATTGAGCTTctgcaaaattatatttgacTAGAGGCTTggttataaaatatatagtgtGTGCCAATACGTTAATGAGATCCAGAAAGTAAACTTCTGATTTAAAGTGAAATATGCATCTTTTTGCTCGGGGGTTTGTTTTGTGCGTCCTAACGGCGACCTTCGTGAAGGCTCAGCGTAAGTGTCCTAACTTTACTCTTTCAATAAGTCGTGTTTTTGGCATGCATGTCTTTTAGCATGTTTTCATAACATTAGAAGAATAACGTATAAAGTTGATGAATAATACGGATTTGGAGCTGCAACAAACGCGGGTTTCCCGAGACGCTATcatgatataaaaatgtatcaaattatAAAAGATTTAAGGCTTATTGATGTGTGATATCTTTTCTCACTGTGCGCTAGATGTTCAGAGAGCCACCTTATATTGGGATGCTGTTCAGAGGTCTGTGGTGCTGAAAGAGGGTGCAATGGAAGAGAAGGGAGATGCATTTGGTTATTTCAATGATAGTTTATCTGTTTCTGGATGGGGAGTGCTGGAAGTGCAGGCTGGTTATGGACAATCCCAGGAGAACGATGAAATCACATATTTCTTGGCCGGGTACCTTGAAGGATACCTTACAGCCTCGTAAGTTAAactgacaaacacaaacactttGGTATAATTTTAAAGAGATTAGATTTATTACAGAaacaatttacttaaaaatattgtcaaatttacactgcaaaggtggcacagaattGCGTCTGAAGTGGAATTTAGGTGTCTATAGCATTTAAATCTGGCATAAATCCattcacaaacattaaaaaatgcttttttaggAGCTGAGGTGGGTCAGGGCAGGCTTAAtttagtctgtttttttttatgtacttctttaaagcatgacacaagattataaaaagacagcatttaaaatgtacttaaaggAAAACTTTTAATTTGGCATTATTATTAagtgcacttaaaaaaaaataagaaacacaaagtctgcactttttttttttttttttttttttaatatactttcaaGATCTGAAGTACACTAACCTATTTTTTGAAGTGCACATTCGAtacaattaaacacatttttttcactAGGGAAAATACGTCTGAGTCTGTTAGTATACTAAAATACATTGccctgggtgttatattagtaTAGCATTAATAACCAAAGTATAGGCTACAACATTTCAGTATATTAACGTCCCAATAACTTTTTATTCACAGACAGATGATAAACCATTACTATAATATGTATCCTCAGATGATAAAGAATAATAGTGTTTTGAAACCTCTGAAATGCTTTATGAGGTAAGtgacatttattttctaatttgaTTGCACTattccaaaattaaaataatgtcagGCATGATCAAATACACCTACTTGcagtgtatttacattttagaggTTTTGAAGACTTTCAAAATCTTAGAATTTTGTATTGCGTAAACGCATACTAATCTATGATTAAATATGTCTTTAAACTTCCACTCTTTAAAATAGTGTGCAAGACTCATGGACAAGAACACAAGTAAAATTAAATGGGAAGACTGATCCTTTGTGGCATCACGTGGGTCTTCTAGTGGCTCAGATGGATGGACTGCATGCTGGGGCAGCATACTGGGCCAAAAGTAGACTGGAAAAGGTCAGGAAACCTGAAATGTGCATGCATCTATTTAGATGTACTGTGCATCTCATTCTGAGCATTTGATAACACTCATATAGACATTTGAAAAGGCCTAAGtatctctttttttattcattcattgacAGTGATGcctatatgtttttaattttgtgttaatgAGTGAAACTCCACACTTGCATTTCAACTCCCAGCCTCTGTCCATGTTTGCGGTTCAGTTCCTCAATGGTATTGGGGATTTGCTAGATTTAATCCCAGTTCTCAAAAGGCGTTCCAACTCTTCTTCTGACTCCTTCAGAATGCCAGGCATGAGTCACTGCTCTGCTCTCATCAAGGTTAGAGGTAAAATGATGCCTTCACCTCATGACTGTAATCACATATTCTGGATTGGGACCAAATGTAATAGGAATTTGCCATTGAAAATAGCACTAATCTGAATATATGGGGTTGCCTGTGATGGAAATGGCTTCGTTCCATTCGCCAACAAacttttgtcatttgtttttgCCCATTTTATCTGCAGATGTTACCTGGCTATGAGAATCTGTTGCTTGGTCACTCCAGCTGGTACACCTATGCTGCCAGCATGAGAATCTACAAGCACTGGGacttgaaaaataaacataatggCACAAGCAGACTGTCCTTTAGCAGCTACCCCGGTATTTATAGGCAGATGTTTCACTTTTATAATTGAAACTAACAATAATTTAGTACTATAAAACTGTTTCTCGCATCATTTCCAGGGATCTTGTCATCTCTGGATGATTTTTATTTGCTGGGAACAGGGTTGTTTGTAACTCAAACCACAAACAACGTGTTCAACTCCTCTCTGTTCTCCCTGGTGACCCCAGAGGCTTTGCTTGCCTGGCAAAGGGTGCGTGTAGCACATGCGCTTGCCTGCACAGGGAAGCAATGGGCCCACATATTTTCCAAGCACAATTCGGGTGAGATGCACAAGGCAAATGTGGATAATTATATGCAAAAATTGTGTTCTGTATTTGCAGTGCTCTGTGGTGTCGTCTTTCACGAGTAAAACCAAGCTGAAAGCATACAGGTCTCTAGAATGTGATCGCATGCTGTAGCATTaaatttctcaccctcatgctttaaaaaaaagaagcatgcattttattcttcagctgaacacaaaagaagataatttggTTATATATGTTTCATATATGTAAGATATATGTTTCAACTGTTTTGTCCTTATAATCAAGGTCAATTGGCTCCAAAAcaacatattcaaaatataattttttgtgttccacagaataaagaaatctgtacaaatgtgtatataatatatatatatatatatatatatatatatatatatatatatatatatatggtatgGCTTTTATTTTCAACTATTTTCTGAATTAATTTTGTCAGGGACCTACAATAACCAGTATATGGTGGTGGATCTGAAAAGAGTTTCACTTGGAAAGCAGATTGAGGATTGGAGTCTGACTGTTGTGGAGCAGATTCCTGGTTTGGTGTTGTACTCGGATCAGTCACAAGCGCTGCGTCATGGTGAGGAGTACAGTATTTTCATAACCAGAAAAGTAGTATGATCAGTCCACTGGAAATTAATTGGAGAGGATGTAAGAAGTAGGAAGTAAAATCACACTCTGAAGGGTGAATTTAACAAGATCATATGCATTACAAATCATCTCAACAGGTTACTGGGCATCCTACAACATACCTTTCCACTCAGACATTTACCGAATGAGTGGTTATGGTGTGATGTGGAAAAAGTACGGGGAAGACTTCTCATATGACCTCTGTCCACGTGCTAAAATTTTCCGCAGGGACCAGGGAAAAGTCACTAATCTGGACACCTTGAAGTACATTATGAGGTACAATGGTGAGTTTAGGTTTTCTTTTGGAAATGACTCAAAACTGTTTCTTCAAACTAATCTGCTCTCTTGTTAATCTCATTTTTTGATGAACAGTAGCACTTTATCATATTAGATTACAGAAAGGACCCATATTCAAAGAAGCATCCTTGTAAATCCATCTGCTGCCGAAATGACCTGAGGCTCCGACGACCTCATCCAGGGGGTTGTTATGATACTAAGGTACAGAAATAGGTCATTTTGGTCTGtgttattattacataaaaacTAGTAAAGATATAGTGCAGTTCTAATGGAGGCTGCATGCATTTAGGTTACAGATTATCACATGGCCCAGATGTTTTCAGCCGAAGCTGTGAATGGACCCACTACTCAGAATGGTCTTCCACTTTTCTCTTGGAGCCGTTTTAATCGGACAGCTCATCATGGGCTCCCTCAGATGTACAACTTTACATTCATCAGCATGCAGCCTTTGCTCTTTGGTTCCAGAGATCAAGCCAAGACTGATAGTATTTTTGTACAGTGTATGAACAGCAGTGTAGAGGATACAGATGCAAGACTTGGAAAGGATTTAATCGACTTAGCATCACATATATACAAGCAGCTACATAAAGTCATTGAGTACATTTTTGCCCCATAAAATTTTTTGTGCAACTGAATGCATAATACTTCCAATCAGTGCTGGACATGTTTATGCAATAAAAGACTACAGTAACAAATATTTGCTCTAACTTGTATAATTCGTGTTCATGACAAAGCTCATGgtcataaatattaacaaattactaataaaGTGTATCAATGCAGTCATTTAAGATTAAGATAAACTGAGCTGAACAATGTCAGACTCAGCAGTgttactttttcactggagaagcAATAGGGATAGAGGACctgttaaagggttactccaccccaaaatgcaaatttggtcattaatcacttacccccatgttgttccaaacccgtaaaagctttgttcgtccgaacacaatttaagatattttggatgaaaaccgggatgcttgtgactgtcccattgactgccattgtTGCCACAAACAACAATACTACAAACCTTCAAGAGTACTCGGAGACTGTCACTGCCTACATCACCAAGTGCATTGATGATGTAACGGTCACAAAGACTATCACTGTCCGGGCCAACCAGAAGCCGTGGCTGACAGGGGAGGTCTACAGACTTCTGAAGGCTCGGAACGTTGCCTTTAGAGCTGGAGACGAGGAGGGCCTGAAGACAGCTAGGGCCAACCTATCCCGCGGCATCAGAGAGGCCAAGAGACAGTACTCCAGGAGGATAGCTCATCACTTCAGCGACAGCAGGGACACTCGGAGCCTGTGGCAGGGGATTCAGACCATTACGGACTACAAGCCCCCACCACGGACCTGTGACAACACCATCC from Onychostoma macrolepis isolate SWU-2019 chromosome 12, ASM1243209v1, whole genome shotgun sequence encodes:
- the plbd1b gene encoding phospholipase B-like 1 isoform X1 produces the protein MHLFARGFVLCVLTATFVKAQHVQRATLYWDAVQRSVVLKEGAMEEKGDAFGYFNDSLSVSGWGVLEVQAGYGQSQENDEITYFLAGYLEGYLTASQMINHYYNMYPQMIKNNSVLKPLKCFMSVQDSWTRTQVKLNGKTDPLWHHVGLLVAQMDGLHAGAAYWAKSRLEKPLSMFAVQFLNGIGDLLDLIPVLKRRSNSSSDSFRMPGMSHCSALIKMLPGYENLLLGHSSWYTYAASMRIYKHWDLKNKHNGTSRLSFSSYPGILSSLDDFYLLGTGLFVTQTTNNVFNSSLFSLVTPEALLAWQRVRVAHALACTGKQWAHIFSKHNSGTYNNQYMVVDLKRVSLGKQIEDWSLTVVEQIPGLVLYSDQSQALRHGYWASYNIPFHSDIYRMSGYGVMWKKYGEDFSYDLCPRAKIFRRDQGKVTNLDTLKYIMRYNDYRKDPYSKKHPCKSICCRNDLRLRRPHPGGCYDTKVTDYHMAQMFSAEAVNGPTTQNGLPLFSWSRFNRTAHHGLPQMYNFTFISMQPLLFGSRDQAKTDSIFVQCMNSSVEDTDARLGKDLIDLASHIYKQLHKVIEYIFAP
- the plbd1b gene encoding phospholipase B-like 1 isoform X2, coding for MHLFARGFVLCVLTATFVKAQHVQRATLYWDAVQRSVVLKEGAMEEKGDAFGYFNDSLSVSGWGVLEVQAGYGQSQENDEITYFLAGYLEGYLTASVQDSWTRTQVKLNGKTDPLWHHVGLLVAQMDGLHAGAAYWAKSRLEKPLSMFAVQFLNGIGDLLDLIPVLKRRSNSSSDSFRMPGMSHCSALIKMLPGYENLLLGHSSWYTYAASMRIYKHWDLKNKHNGTSRLSFSSYPGILSSLDDFYLLGTGLFVTQTTNNVFNSSLFSLVTPEALLAWQRVRVAHALACTGKQWAHIFSKHNSGTYNNQYMVVDLKRVSLGKQIEDWSLTVVEQIPGLVLYSDQSQALRHGYWASYNIPFHSDIYRMSGYGVMWKKYGEDFSYDLCPRAKIFRRDQGKVTNLDTLKYIMRYNDYRKDPYSKKHPCKSICCRNDLRLRRPHPGGCYDTKVTDYHMAQMFSAEAVNGPTTQNGLPLFSWSRFNRTAHHGLPQMYNFTFISMQPLLFGSRDQAKTDSIFVQCMNSSVEDTDARLGKDLIDLASHIYKQLHKVIEYIFAP